Proteins from a genomic interval of Kitasatospora herbaricolor:
- a CDS encoding anthrone oxygenase family protein — MPVLRTASLLAATVTMGLTAGLFYAYACSVMIALRGVDDRAFVDVMQRINTSILNGWFGIGFGGAILLTGITAALHRRGSARSVLPWIVAAIVLYGVMFVITSAVNVPLNNQLAAAGAPDRIADLAGLRAHFEDTWVRWNVVRAVTSTGALGCLAWALVLEGRIR; from the coding sequence ATGCCCGTGCTCAGAACCGCCTCACTGCTCGCGGCGACCGTCACGATGGGGCTCACCGCCGGCCTCTTCTACGCCTACGCCTGCTCCGTGATGATCGCGCTGCGCGGGGTCGACGACCGCGCCTTCGTCGACGTGATGCAGCGGATCAACACCTCGATACTCAACGGCTGGTTCGGGATCGGCTTCGGCGGCGCGATCCTGCTCACCGGGATCACCGCGGCGCTGCACCGGCGCGGCTCCGCGCGGTCGGTGCTGCCCTGGATCGTGGCCGCGATCGTGCTGTACGGGGTGATGTTCGTGATCACCTCGGCCGTCAACGTGCCGCTCAACAACCAGCTCGCCGCCGCCGGCGCCCCGGACCGGATCGCCGACCTTGCCGGGCTGCGCGCGCACTTCGAGGACACCTGGGTGCGCTGGAACGTCGTCCGCGCGGTGACCTCGACCGGCGCCCTCGGCTGCCTGGCCTGGGCGCTGGTCCTGGAGGGGCGGATCCGCTGA
- the map gene encoding type I methionyl aminopeptidase, whose translation MALVPGIQSPTRKVPAHIARPEYVGRPAPTPYTGPEVQSAETIEKMRIASRIAARAMEEAAKLIAPGVTTDELDAVAHEYMCDHDAYPSDLGYRGFPKSICTSVNEVICHGIPDSTVLQDGDIVNIDATAYIHGVHGDLNATYLCGDVDEESRLLVERTRESLNRAIKAVKPGRQVNVIGRVIESYAKRFGYGVVRDFTGHGINTSFHSGLIIPHYDSERATEVIKPGMTFTIEPMLTLGTYDYEIWEDGWTVVTKDRRRTAQFEHTLVVTADGAEVLTLP comes from the coding sequence ATGGCTCTCGTACCCGGCATCCAGTCCCCCACCCGCAAGGTTCCGGCGCACATCGCCCGCCCCGAGTACGTGGGCCGGCCCGCGCCCACCCCGTACACCGGGCCCGAGGTGCAGAGCGCCGAGACGATCGAGAAGATGCGGATCGCGAGCCGGATCGCCGCCCGGGCGATGGAGGAGGCCGCGAAGCTGATCGCGCCGGGGGTCACCACCGACGAGCTGGACGCCGTCGCGCACGAGTACATGTGCGACCACGACGCGTATCCGTCCGACCTCGGCTACCGCGGCTTCCCCAAGTCGATCTGCACCTCGGTCAACGAGGTGATCTGCCACGGGATCCCGGACTCGACCGTCCTCCAGGACGGCGACATCGTCAACATCGACGCCACCGCGTACATCCACGGGGTGCACGGCGACCTCAACGCGACGTACCTCTGCGGTGACGTGGACGAGGAGTCGCGGCTGCTGGTCGAGCGCACCCGGGAGTCGCTGAACCGGGCGATCAAGGCCGTGAAGCCGGGCCGGCAGGTCAACGTGATCGGGCGGGTGATCGAGTCCTACGCCAAGCGCTTCGGCTACGGCGTGGTGCGGGACTTCACCGGGCACGGGATCAACACGTCGTTCCACTCCGGGCTGATCATCCCGCACTACGACAGCGAGCGGGCCACCGAGGTGATCAAGCCGGGGATGACCTTCACCATCGAGCCGATGCTCACCCTGGGCACCTACGACTACGAGATCTGGGAGGACGGCTGGACGGTCGTCACCAAGGACCGCAGGCGGACCGCCCAGTTCGAGCACACGCTGGTGGTGACGGCGGACGGCGCCGAGGTGCTCACCCTGCCGTGA
- a CDS encoding bifunctional DNA primase/polymerase: MEASSRWTTWWQKRDRQRVRPVAQDSPAARLDQLLGAVRAGFPLAPAAHPAGYRCSCDRVGCPAPAQHPVSFAWQTQATTDPEQLARWLSRDPQANFITATGRAHDVLDVPAEAGVLALARLTELGIDGPVAAVGSDRYLFFTATRGTPVDEDEWWPSALDSTPDTMSEHPGLRWHCRGSYTLLPPAALPDGSEVRWLRGPEQPLPDPLRVLDVLTDACTEVGAVAEEQWLIG, translated from the coding sequence ATGGAAGCCAGCAGCAGGTGGACTACCTGGTGGCAGAAGCGCGATCGTCAGCGGGTCCGCCCGGTGGCGCAGGACAGCCCCGCCGCCCGACTGGATCAGCTGCTCGGCGCCGTCCGCGCCGGCTTCCCGCTCGCACCGGCCGCGCATCCGGCGGGCTACCGATGTTCCTGCGACCGGGTCGGCTGCCCGGCCCCGGCCCAGCACCCGGTGTCCTTCGCCTGGCAGACGCAGGCGACCACCGATCCCGAGCAGCTCGCCCGCTGGCTCTCGCGCGACCCGCAGGCGAACTTCATCACCGCCACCGGCCGCGCCCACGACGTCCTGGACGTGCCCGCCGAGGCCGGCGTGCTGGCCCTGGCCAGACTCACCGAGCTGGGCATCGACGGCCCGGTCGCCGCCGTCGGATCGGACCGCTACCTGTTCTTCACCGCCACCCGCGGCACCCCGGTCGACGAGGACGAGTGGTGGCCCAGCGCGCTGGACTCCACCCCCGACACCATGTCCGAGCACCCCGGGCTGCGCTGGCACTGCCGCGGCTCGTACACGCTGCTCCCGCCGGCCGCGCTGCCGGACGGCTCCGAGGTGCGCTGGCTGCGCGGCCCCGAGCAGCCGCTGCCGGACCCGCTGCGGGTCCTCGACGTGCTGACCGACGCCTGCACCGAGGTCGGTGCGGTGGCCGAGGAGCAGTGGCTGATCGGTTGA
- a CDS encoding PadR family transcriptional regulator — translation MRPGNRYGEQEGGGRGGRRRGRGPEFGEIPGEGFEGRRAFGPFGPPFGGGPGGPGFPGRPPGGPFGHGFGGHGRGHGGPRGRRGGRARRGDVRASLLALLKERPMHGYEMIAEIGERTGGAWRPSPGSIYPTLQLLEEEGLITAQEISGKRLVQLTEAGRAEAEAGADEPWAEAGREVDWEAVQEVGQALGAVDAAIRQVMATGNEAQRAKGLAVLTEARKKLYLILAEDD, via the coding sequence ATGCGCCCAGGGAACCGGTACGGGGAGCAAGAGGGAGGCGGGCGCGGCGGACGTCGTCGCGGCCGTGGCCCGGAGTTCGGGGAGATCCCCGGCGAGGGATTCGAGGGGCGGCGGGCCTTCGGGCCGTTCGGGCCGCCGTTCGGTGGCGGGCCGGGTGGGCCGGGGTTCCCCGGCCGGCCGCCCGGCGGGCCGTTCGGGCACGGGTTCGGCGGTCATGGCCGCGGGCACGGCGGGCCGCGTGGCCGCCGTGGCGGGCGGGCCAGGCGCGGTGATGTCCGCGCCTCGCTGCTGGCGCTGCTCAAGGAGCGGCCGATGCACGGCTACGAGATGATCGCCGAGATCGGCGAGCGCACCGGCGGGGCCTGGCGGCCGAGCCCGGGATCGATCTACCCGACCCTCCAGCTGCTGGAGGAGGAGGGGCTGATCACGGCCCAGGAGATCTCCGGGAAGCGGCTGGTCCAGCTCACCGAGGCGGGCCGGGCCGAGGCCGAGGCCGGCGCCGACGAGCCGTGGGCGGAGGCCGGCCGCGAGGTCGACTGGGAGGCCGTCCAGGAGGTCGGCCAGGCGCTCGGCGCGGTGGACGCGGCGATCCGGCAGGTGATGGCCACGGGCAACGAGGCGCAGCGCGCCAAGGGGCTCGCCGTTCTCACCGAGGCACGGAAGAAGCTCTACCTGATCCTCGCCGAGGATGACTGA
- a CDS encoding dihydrofolate reductase family protein, which yields MGKVVMYGSVSVDGFVADENDRPGPLFDWLTSGDVPLDASGELKASQTSYDCTRPYRDGIAVTVVGRHVFDPTDGWDGKPPGGIDHVVVVTHRPGPEGWNPEAPFHFVDGVAAAMAGAQELAGDRTVEVAAGDVGGQVPAAGLLDEVRMDVVPVVFGSGKRYFGSVHAQHLLEDPDVAIQGDRVLHLRHRVRRRPV from the coding sequence GTGGGCAAGGTGGTCATGTACGGCTCGGTGTCGGTGGACGGCTTCGTCGCGGACGAGAACGACCGGCCCGGCCCGCTGTTCGACTGGCTGACCAGCGGTGACGTCCCGCTGGACGCGAGCGGTGAGCTGAAGGCGTCGCAGACGTCCTACGACTGCACCCGGCCCTACCGGGACGGGATCGCAGTCACGGTCGTCGGCCGCCACGTCTTCGACCCGACGGACGGCTGGGACGGGAAGCCGCCGGGCGGGATCGATCACGTCGTCGTCGTGACGCACCGGCCCGGGCCCGAGGGGTGGAACCCGGAGGCGCCGTTCCACTTCGTCGACGGCGTCGCGGCGGCCATGGCCGGGGCGCAGGAACTTGCGGGTGACCGCACGGTCGAGGTCGCCGCCGGCGACGTCGGCGGCCAGGTGCCGGCCGCGGGCCTGCTCGACGAGGTGCGCATGGACGTCGTACCCGTCGTGTTCGGCTCCGGCAAGCGCTACTTCGGGTCGGTCCACGCGCAGCACCTGCTGGAGGATCCCGACGTGGCGATCCAGGGCGACCGGGTACTTCACCTGCGCCATCGGGTGCGCCGCCGGCCCGTCTGA
- a CDS encoding ACT domain-containing protein, whose product MAGEMDLAKLLGGMRPQLNPGRYVYCTLPAKVPPGMRPVVTVAEPEGVTVVVSQQEADDLGLRYEYVAAWITLQIHSALAAVGLTAAVAGRLAEAGISCNVVAGFHHDHLFVAADDAEAAVRALEELAASQA is encoded by the coding sequence ATGGCCGGTGAAATGGATCTCGCGAAGCTGCTCGGCGGAATGCGTCCCCAGCTCAACCCGGGGCGCTACGTGTACTGCACCCTGCCCGCCAAGGTGCCGCCCGGCATGCGACCGGTGGTCACGGTGGCGGAGCCCGAGGGCGTGACCGTGGTGGTCAGCCAGCAGGAGGCGGACGACCTGGGGCTCCGCTACGAGTACGTGGCCGCCTGGATCACGCTGCAGATCCACTCGGCGCTGGCCGCCGTGGGGCTGACCGCCGCCGTGGCCGGACGGCTCGCCGAGGCCGGGATCAGCTGCAACGTGGTCGCGGGCTTCCACCACGACCACCTGTTCGTCGCCGCCGACGACGCCGAGGCCGCCGTACGGGCCCTGGAGGAGCTGGCGGCGAGCCAGGCCTGA
- a CDS encoding Prokaryotic metallothionein has product MAVCDVCRNDYWLAFEVKTITGDTYTFDSFECAMEKLAPRCEQCQVRIVGHGVEVSGRFFCCANCARVNGGLGEQIRDAVGAHPS; this is encoded by the coding sequence ATGGCGGTCTGCGACGTCTGCAGGAACGACTACTGGCTGGCCTTCGAGGTGAAGACGATCACCGGCGACACCTACACCTTCGACAGCTTCGAGTGCGCGATGGAGAAGCTCGCGCCGCGCTGCGAGCAGTGCCAGGTGCGGATCGTCGGCCACGGCGTGGAGGTCTCCGGGCGCTTCTTCTGTTGCGCCAACTGCGCCCGGGTCAACGGCGGCCTGGGTGAACAGATCCGCGACGCCGTGGGCGCCCACCCCTCCTGA
- a CDS encoding DUF3761 domain-containing protein: MIRTLSRLLPVAVAVLALAACDPSTPTPAATKAAAVASLPAAAPTPAAPSTPPPPVAPAAPAPEPVVTTQAPPPAPAAPAPAPAPARTVAPTKAPTPTKAPAPAPAPAPTKEPEPAGSCAHHTVGVCGWDVGVTPAHAGETAQCKDGTASDSANFSGTCSGHQGVRYWFK, encoded by the coding sequence GTGATCAGAACTCTCTCCCGCCTGCTGCCCGTGGCCGTCGCCGTCCTGGCCCTCGCCGCATGCGACCCGAGCACCCCCACGCCCGCCGCCACCAAGGCGGCCGCGGTCGCCAGTCTCCCGGCGGCTGCCCCGACGCCCGCCGCGCCGTCGACCCCGCCGCCCCCGGTCGCCCCCGCCGCGCCCGCGCCCGAGCCGGTCGTGACCACGCAGGCGCCGCCGCCCGCGCCCGCCGCCCCGGCGCCGGCCCCCGCGCCCGCCCGTACCGTCGCGCCGACCAAGGCGCCGACCCCGACCAAGGCCCCCGCCCCCGCCCCGGCCCCGGCCCCCACCAAGGAGCCCGAGCCGGCTGGCAGTTGTGCCCACCACACCGTGGGCGTCTGCGGCTGGGACGTCGGCGTCACCCCCGCGCACGCCGGTGAGACGGCCCAGTGCAAGGACGGGACGGCATCGGACTCCGCGAACTTCAGCGGCACCTGCTCCGGCCACCAGGGGGTCCGGTACTGGTTCAAGTGA
- a CDS encoding extracellular solute-binding protein, whose translation MNRSVLLLSAACVTGALVLTGCGSSGGGSDASSGGTTTIKLVAADYGDSAANGSKAYWDGVVKGFEAANPKIKVDVQVVNWNDIDKQVKTMIQSGNYPDVLQTGGYADKVADDLLYKATDVLSPATQSNFIETFSKAGQVKGTQYGIPFVSSARAFFYNKAIFAQAGITEAPKTWDEVKKDAELIKAKVPGVTPYALPLGPEEAQGESMMWELGNGGGVTDASGKYALNSAANVETFSWLKANLVDTGLTYPNPATTDRKTAFADFGAGKAAMLNGHPSLIQKSKDGKVDYAVAPIPGKAGPLKSTLGVADWVMAFKKNGHQAQVKAFLDFAYNKENTLKFDELYNLMPVTQDTLKEMTASGKHADLEPFFALLPSAAFYPLGDTSWDAVSAEIKKSGGTAVAGDPGAVLGDLQKKAEAAAADK comes from the coding sequence TTGAACCGATCCGTACTTCTTCTCTCCGCCGCGTGTGTGACCGGTGCGCTGGTGCTGACGGGTTGTGGCAGCAGTGGTGGTGGTTCGGATGCTTCGTCGGGTGGTACGACGACGATCAAGCTGGTGGCGGCGGACTACGGTGACTCGGCGGCGAACGGGTCGAAGGCGTACTGGGACGGCGTGGTGAAGGGTTTCGAGGCGGCGAACCCGAAGATCAAGGTCGATGTCCAGGTGGTCAACTGGAACGACATCGACAAGCAGGTGAAGACGATGATCCAGTCGGGGAACTACCCGGACGTGCTGCAGACGGGTGGGTACGCGGACAAGGTCGCGGACGACCTGCTGTACAAGGCGACGGACGTGCTGTCGCCGGCGACGCAGTCGAACTTCATCGAGACGTTCTCCAAGGCGGGTCAGGTGAAGGGGACGCAGTACGGGATCCCGTTCGTGTCCTCGGCTCGTGCGTTCTTCTACAACAAGGCGATTTTCGCGCAGGCGGGGATCACCGAGGCGCCGAAGACGTGGGACGAGGTGAAGAAGGACGCGGAGCTGATCAAGGCGAAGGTGCCGGGTGTGACCCCGTACGCGCTGCCGCTGGGCCCGGAGGAGGCGCAGGGCGAGAGCATGATGTGGGAGCTGGGCAACGGCGGTGGGGTGACGGACGCGTCGGGCAAGTACGCGCTGAACTCGGCGGCGAACGTGGAGACGTTCTCGTGGCTGAAGGCGAACCTGGTGGACACGGGTCTGACGTACCCGAACCCGGCGACGACGGACCGTAAGACGGCGTTCGCGGACTTCGGTGCGGGCAAGGCGGCGATGCTGAACGGGCACCCGTCGCTGATCCAGAAGTCGAAGGACGGGAAGGTGGACTACGCGGTGGCGCCGATCCCGGGCAAGGCCGGTCCGCTGAAGTCGACGCTGGGTGTGGCGGACTGGGTGATGGCGTTCAAGAAGAACGGTCACCAGGCGCAGGTGAAGGCGTTCCTGGACTTCGCGTACAACAAGGAGAACACGCTGAAGTTCGACGAGCTGTACAACCTGATGCCGGTCACCCAGGACACGCTGAAGGAGATGACGGCGAGCGGGAAGCACGCGGACCTGGAGCCGTTCTTCGCGCTGCTGCCGTCGGCGGCGTTCTACCCGCTGGGTGACACCAGCTGGGACGCGGTCTCCGCGGAGATCAAGAAGAGCGGTGGCACCGCCGTCGCCGGCGACCCCGGCGCCGTCCTCGGCGACCTGCAGAAGAAGGCCGAAGCCGCGGCCGCCGACAAGTAG
- a CDS encoding carbohydrate ABC transporter permease: MSHTPARPGASAAPPARRRGPLARLGPLPWIAPAVLLIAVVVLWPVYQMARTSFLRISTTGFVRGPAGFDKYRKLFDEPDLPGVLLWSVLWTVVVVVLTMVLSLALAQLFNQQFPGRRLTRWALIAPWAASVLMTAIGFKWMLDRTAGVLNTALTDLGIIDGPQDWLGDPGSAKPWMVLVAVFVSLPFTTYTILAGLQTVPAEVYEAAEVDGTGPWQTYRLITLPLLRPALLVGLVINLINVFNSFPVIWGMTQGGPNSATATSTVFAFQLMNTDIGESAAMSVLNFGLVVVMVLLFLKVSRWNQEENR, from the coding sequence GTGTCGCACACCCCTGCCCGCCCCGGCGCCTCCGCCGCCCCGCCCGCCCGCCGGCGCGGGCCGCTGGCCCGGCTCGGCCCGCTGCCCTGGATAGCACCCGCCGTCCTGCTGATCGCCGTCGTGGTGCTCTGGCCCGTCTACCAGATGGCCCGCACCTCGTTCCTGCGGATCAGCACCACCGGATTCGTCCGGGGACCGGCCGGCTTCGACAAGTACCGCAAGCTCTTCGACGAGCCCGACCTGCCGGGCGTCCTGCTCTGGAGCGTGCTCTGGACGGTCGTCGTGGTCGTGCTGACCATGGTGCTGTCGCTGGCCCTGGCCCAGTTGTTCAACCAGCAGTTCCCCGGCCGCCGGCTCACCCGCTGGGCGCTGATCGCCCCCTGGGCCGCCTCCGTGCTGATGACCGCCATCGGCTTCAAGTGGATGCTCGACCGCACCGCCGGCGTCCTCAACACCGCCCTCACCGACCTCGGGATCATCGACGGCCCGCAGGACTGGCTCGGCGACCCCGGCTCCGCCAAACCCTGGATGGTCCTGGTCGCGGTGTTCGTGTCGCTGCCGTTCACCACCTACACCATCCTCGCCGGCCTGCAGACCGTCCCCGCCGAGGTCTACGAGGCCGCCGAGGTCGACGGCACCGGCCCCTGGCAGACCTACCGCCTGATCACCCTCCCGCTGCTGCGCCCGGCGCTGCTGGTCGGCCTGGTGATCAACCTGATCAACGTCTTCAACTCCTTCCCCGTCATCTGGGGCATGACCCAGGGCGGCCCCAACAGCGCGACGGCGACCAGCACCGTGTTCGCCTTCCAGCTGATGAACACCGACATCGGCGAGTCCGCGGCCATGTCGGTGCTCAACTTCGGCCTGGTCGTGGTCATGGTGCTGCTCTTCCTCAAGGTCAGCCGCTGGAACCAGGAGGAGAACCGATGA
- a CDS encoding carbohydrate ABC transporter permease, whose protein sequence is MSTPAVPRRRTIRPRTVVVAAVAWLLAALFLVPYLEMIVTALRPADELRDATYLPSHFEWSNLVKVWTDSTLGGNLRVTLLVAAGSTLLVLLVALPAAYYTARIKYRGRKLFLLLVLVTQMFQPTSLLVGLYREFYQFGMLNSVWTLIICNAAFNLAFAIWILTAYISSIPVELEEAAQIDGLGRLGALRRVTIPLAMPGIVTALIFTFISAWNEFVMGLRLTTVPESQPLTVGINNFIGNYTVQWNYLFAGSVVAILPVIVLFAFIERQVVSGLTAGSVK, encoded by the coding sequence ATGAGCACCCCTGCCGTGCCGCGCAGGCGGACGATCCGGCCGCGGACGGTGGTCGTCGCGGCGGTCGCGTGGCTGCTGGCCGCGCTGTTCCTCGTCCCCTACCTGGAGATGATCGTCACCGCCCTGCGGCCCGCCGACGAACTGCGCGACGCCACCTACCTGCCCTCGCACTTCGAGTGGTCCAACCTGGTCAAGGTCTGGACCGACTCCACCCTCGGCGGCAACCTGCGCGTCACCCTGCTCGTCGCCGCCGGATCCACCCTGCTCGTCCTGCTCGTCGCCCTGCCCGCCGCCTACTACACCGCCCGCATCAAGTACCGCGGCCGCAAACTCTTCCTGCTGCTCGTCCTGGTCACCCAGATGTTCCAGCCCACCTCCCTGCTGGTCGGCCTCTACCGCGAGTTCTACCAGTTCGGGATGCTCAACTCGGTCTGGACCCTGATCATCTGCAACGCCGCCTTCAACCTCGCGTTCGCCATCTGGATCCTCACCGCCTACATCTCCTCCATCCCCGTCGAACTCGAGGAAGCGGCCCAGATCGACGGCCTCGGCCGACTCGGCGCCCTGCGCCGCGTCACCATCCCCCTCGCCATGCCCGGCATCGTCACCGCCCTCATCTTCACCTTCATCTCCGCCTGGAACGAGTTCGTGATGGGCCTGCGCCTCACCACCGTCCCCGAGAGCCAGCCCCTCACCGTCGGCATCAACAACTTCATCGGCAACTACACCGTCCAGTGGAACTACCTCTTCGCCGGATCCGTCGTCGCCATCCTCCCCGTCATCGTCCTGTTCGCCTTCATCGAACGCCAGGTCGTCTCCGGCCTCACCGCCGGATCCGTCAAGTAG
- a CDS encoding NPCBM/NEW2 domain-containing protein produces MRKTLHHTHRSRRRGTVLAVAAALALGGVTATPALSPPAAAATTSVGAVTAFRADGAVYTLTAGAAKARVSFVTDQVFRIELAPTGTFTDPTGSDIVLPQGPAPASSWRDAGDRYELSTGALTLRAYKSALRFALHRADGSKVWEESAPLSWDGKATTQTLARGAAEQFFGTGEQNGSFTYRDRTVQVGVDGNWNEGGHPNSVPFYLSTAGYGVYRNTYAPGTYDFTSPVKATEQEMRFDAYYFAGPGPKDVIGQYTALTGKPFLPPVYGLEMGDSDCYLHNANRGERHTLDAVKVADDYVANDMPNGWMLVNDGYGCGYENLAQTAQGLQQRKMQLGLWTENGLAQLADQVKAGQRVAKLDVAWVGSGYKFALDGCKAAYQGIEANSNARGFTWAPESWSGAQRCGVQWSGDQSGSWDYIRWQIPTYAGATMSGMAYNTGDVDGIFGGSAKTYTRDLQWKSFLPAVMSMDGWAPSDKQPYKYGEPYTSINRKYLKLKESLLPYMYSYAAEATSTGVGPVRPLALEYPDDPVTATDAAKYEFLSGEDFLVAPVYADTSVRDGIYLPKGTWVDYWTGRSYQGPTTVNGYSAPLDTLPLFVKAGAAVPMWPGISSYQDRTAGSQLAWDVYPQGHSSFSLYEDDGVTREHRDGRSARQTAVVDAPATGAGQVRIDVSASVGDFTGKQTARPYLFSVHSTTAPTSVALGGRQLPRQAGKSAFDAATEGWWYDSSDRSGVIQVKTAALSTATAFQLVLDGATAVGGGTTTDPGPTADSWASDLPWTSAVNGWGPAERDRSNGEQGAADGHPLTLNGTTYAKGIGAHADSDITVQTGGHCSSFTATVGIDDEINGYGDVVFSVVADGVTLWTSPTVGWQSPPLPVDVPLRGARSVRLKATVAGSKTGDHADWGAARFHCA; encoded by the coding sequence GTGCGCAAAACTTTGCACCACACTCATCGAAGCCGACGCCGGGGCACCGTCCTCGCGGTCGCCGCCGCCCTCGCCCTGGGCGGTGTCACGGCCACCCCGGCGCTCAGCCCGCCGGCGGCCGCCGCCACCACTTCGGTGGGAGCGGTCACGGCGTTCCGCGCCGACGGCGCCGTCTACACCCTCACCGCCGGCGCCGCCAAGGCCCGGGTCAGCTTCGTCACCGACCAGGTCTTCCGGATCGAGCTCGCCCCGACCGGCACCTTCACCGACCCCACCGGCAGCGACATCGTGCTGCCCCAGGGCCCGGCCCCCGCCAGCAGCTGGCGCGACGCCGGCGACCGCTACGAACTCTCGACCGGTGCGCTCACCCTGCGGGCCTACAAGTCCGCCCTGCGCTTCGCCCTCCACCGGGCCGACGGCAGCAAGGTCTGGGAGGAGAGCGCCCCGCTCTCCTGGGACGGCAAGGCCACCACCCAGACCCTGGCCCGCGGCGCCGCCGAGCAGTTCTTCGGCACCGGCGAGCAGAACGGCTCCTTCACCTACCGGGACAGGACCGTCCAGGTCGGCGTCGACGGCAACTGGAACGAGGGCGGCCACCCCAACTCCGTGCCCTTCTACCTCTCCACCGCCGGCTACGGCGTCTACCGCAACACCTACGCGCCCGGCACGTACGACTTCACCAGCCCGGTGAAGGCCACCGAGCAGGAGATGCGCTTCGACGCGTACTACTTCGCCGGCCCCGGCCCCAAGGACGTCATCGGCCAGTACACCGCGCTGACCGGCAAGCCCTTCCTCCCGCCCGTCTACGGCCTGGAGATGGGCGACTCGGACTGCTACCTGCACAACGCCAACCGGGGCGAGCGGCACACCCTGGACGCCGTGAAGGTGGCCGACGACTACGTGGCCAACGACATGCCGAACGGCTGGATGCTGGTCAACGACGGCTACGGCTGCGGCTACGAGAACCTCGCCCAGACCGCCCAGGGCCTGCAGCAGCGCAAGATGCAGCTCGGCCTGTGGACCGAGAACGGGCTCGCCCAGCTGGCCGACCAGGTCAAGGCCGGCCAGCGGGTGGCCAAGCTGGACGTCGCCTGGGTCGGCAGCGGCTACAAGTTCGCCCTGGACGGCTGCAAGGCCGCCTACCAGGGCATCGAGGCCAACAGCAACGCCCGCGGCTTCACCTGGGCGCCGGAGAGCTGGTCGGGGGCCCAGCGCTGCGGCGTGCAGTGGAGCGGCGACCAGTCCGGCAGCTGGGACTACATCCGCTGGCAGATCCCGACCTACGCCGGCGCCACCATGTCGGGCATGGCGTACAACACCGGTGACGTGGACGGCATCTTCGGCGGCAGCGCCAAGACCTACACCCGCGACCTGCAGTGGAAGTCCTTCCTGCCGGCCGTGATGTCGATGGACGGCTGGGCGCCCAGCGACAAGCAGCCGTACAAGTACGGCGAGCCGTACACCTCGATCAACCGCAAGTACCTCAAGCTCAAGGAGTCGCTGCTGCCGTACATGTACAGCTACGCGGCCGAGGCGACCAGCACCGGCGTCGGCCCGGTCCGCCCGCTCGCGCTGGAGTACCCCGACGACCCGGTGACCGCCACCGACGCGGCGAAGTACGAGTTCCTCAGCGGCGAGGACTTCCTGGTGGCGCCGGTCTACGCGGACACCTCGGTGCGCGACGGGATCTACCTGCCCAAGGGCACCTGGGTGGACTACTGGACCGGGCGCAGCTACCAGGGACCGACCACGGTCAACGGCTACAGCGCGCCGCTGGACACCCTGCCGCTGTTCGTGAAGGCCGGTGCGGCGGTGCCGATGTGGCCCGGGATCAGCTCCTACCAGGACCGCACCGCCGGGTCACAGCTCGCCTGGGACGTCTACCCGCAGGGCCACAGCTCCTTCTCGCTCTACGAGGACGACGGAGTGACCCGCGAGCACCGCGACGGAAGGTCCGCCCGGCAGACCGCCGTGGTCGACGCGCCGGCCACCGGGGCCGGCCAGGTCCGGATCGACGTCTCGGCCAGCGTCGGCGACTTCACCGGCAAGCAGACCGCCCGTCCGTACCTGTTCAGCGTGCACAGCACCACCGCGCCGACCTCGGTCGCCCTGGGTGGCCGCCAACTGCCCCGCCAGGCCGGCAAGTCGGCGTTCGACGCGGCCACCGAGGGCTGGTGGTACGACAGTTCCGACCGGTCCGGGGTGATCCAGGTGAAGACCGCGGCGCTCAGCACCGCCACCGCCTTCCAGCTCGTCCTGGACGGCGCCACCGCCGTCGGCGGCGGTACCACCACCGACCCCGGCCCGACCGCCGACAGCTGGGCCAGCGACCTGCCCTGGACCTCCGCCGTGAACGGCTGGGGCCCGGCCGAGCGCGACCGCAGCAACGGCGAGCAGGGCGCCGCCGACGGGCACCCGCTCACCCTGAACGGCACCACCTACGCCAAGGGCATCGGCGCGCACGCCGACTCCGACATCACGGTGCAGACCGGCGGCCACTGCTCCTCCTTCACGGCCACCGTCGGCATCGACGACGAGATCAACGGCTACGGCGACGTGGTCTTCTCCGTGGTCGCGGACGGCGTCACGCTGTGGACCTCGCCCACGGTCGGCTGGCAGAGCCCGCCGCTCCCGGTGGACGTCCCGCTCCGCGGCGCCCGGAGCGTCCGGCTGAAGGCGACGGTGGCCGGCAGCAAGACCGGCGACCACGCGGACTGGGGGGCCGCCCGCTTCCACTGCGCCTGA